A window of the Fusarium poae strain DAOMC 252244 chromosome 3, whole genome shotgun sequence genome harbors these coding sequences:
- a CDS encoding hypothetical protein (SECRETED:SignalP(1-25)~CAZy:CE3) has product MLSTIRRFFPMVVVLMAFSFSPATALPNIRVLPLGDSITKGTGSTGIVGYRLPLRQKILAQGVKVNMVGTLKNGNMVDAHHEGHSGKLISDINGYWQVPMKARPNVVLIHAGTNNMDRGIDLDIGADIMADIVDGIFKVASDVTILLAPVIWANDAKMQANTDKFNPKLRSLIAARQRAGKKILEVPIDIKKADLGDSKHPNDTGYEKMANAWLKGILEADKKGWLKTPIPMSESDAPGTGLGA; this is encoded by the coding sequence ATGTTGTCTACAATTCGGAGATTTTTCCccatggtggtggtgctcATGGCATTCTCTTTCTCACCAGCCACTGCACTTCCCAATATCCGAGTGTTACCTTTGGGTGATTCCATCACCAAGGGAACAGGCTCAACAGGCATAGTTGGGTATCGTCTACCATTACGACAAAAGATTCTTGCGCAAGGCGTCAAGGTCAACATGGTAGGAACCCTGAAGAACGGCAACATGGTTGATGCACACCATGAAGGTCACAGCGGGAAGCTGATATCTGACATCAACGGTTACTGGCAAGTCCCTATGAAGGCTCGACCCAATGTTGTCCTCATCCACGCCGGCACCAACAACATGGACCGAGGAATTGACCTTGACATTGGAGCTGACATCATGGCTGATATCGTCGACGGTATCTTCAAAGTCGCTTCAGACGTGACTATTCTACTTGCGCCAGTCATTTGGGCCAACGATGCGAAAATGCAGGCCAACACAGACAAGTTCAATCCCAAACTTCGATCACTCATCGCGGCGCGACAAAGAGCTGGCAAGAAGATTCTGGAGGTGCCGATTGACATCAAGAAGGCTGATCTTGGCGACTCGAAACATCCCAATGATACTGGATATGAGAAGATGGCGAATGCTTGGTTGAAGGGGATTCTTGAAGCTGATAAGAAGGGTTGGTTGAAGACGCCTATCCCTATGAGTGAGAGTGATGCCCCAGGAACTGGGCTAGGTGCATGA
- a CDS encoding hypothetical protein (SECRETED:SignalP(1-16)): MDQITLLSLILGIALALSGSLLLRGQTAKETGLEVTQLYVYPVKGIRGCALTKAHLGPFGFEGDRTFCLQKVRRNDDSGIKYETLLIGYELKLALFQASVDYDKSQVTVQWNTDKNEDRIHFPLKPSLEGRPMIEASLHASNTKAYDMGDNLSDWFSDRIGHEVRLVYIGDGSRAVHGSLAPHSSEALQKSFTQRIMNSIPFLAHKPERLTFSDIAHYLVVTEESNNEVSSRLKEGYSMDITKFRPNIVLRGASGPFAEDYWGGLTFSGGVWMALRANCFRCQSITVDYETGKTATDERGMVWKKLNKDRRVDKGAKYSPVFGRYGFCYGDDANKSLSIGERVDVTQINKQRTIFDWPHLSTFGVSQEK; encoded by the exons ATGGACCAAATCACTTTATTGTCACTCATTCTGGGTATTGCCCTTGCCTTGTCGGGTTCACTGTTGCTGCGGGGCCAGACAGCAAAAGAAACTGGATTGGAAGTCACCCAG CTCTATGTATATCCAGTAAAGGGTATTAGAGGATGTGCTTTAACCAAAGCACATCTCGGCCCTTTCGGTTTCGAAGGCGATAGGACCTTTTGTCTCCAAAAAGTCCGCAGAAATGACGACTCGGGTATCAAGTATGAGACATTGCTCATTGGATATGAACTCAAGCTCGCACTTTTCCAAGCCTCCGTCGATTACGACAAGAGCCAAGTCACTGTTCAATGGAACACAGACAAGAATGAAGATAGGATCCATTTCCCACTAAAACCTTCTCTTGAGGGCAGGCCAATGATTGAAGCCAGTCTTCATGCGAGCAATACCAAAGCCTACGACATGGGAGATAACCTGTCCGATTGGTTCTCAGATCGTATTGGCCATGAGGTGCGATTAGTCTATATCGGCGATGGATCGAGAGCTGTTCATGGGTCGCTGGCTCCTCATAGCTCTGAGGCTTTGCAAAAGTCGTTCACTCAAAGGATCATGAACAGTATCCCTTTCCTAGCACATAAACCAGAGAGGCTCACTTTCAGTGACATTGCTCACTACCTCGTCGTCACAGAAGAATCTAACAATGAGGTATCATCACGTCTCAAGGAAGGTTACTCAATGGACATTACCAAATTTCGGCCCAACATTGTTCTTCGCGGCGCATCTGGACCATTTGCAGAGGATTATTGGGGAGGGCTGACATTCTCTGGTGGAGTATGGATGGCTTTGAGAGCGAATTGCTTCAGATGTCAAAGCATCACTGTGGATTATGAGACGGGAAAGACAGCGACTGATGAACGAGGTATGGTGTGGaaaaagttgaacaaggaCAGAAGAGTGGATAAGGGTGCGAAATACAGTCCTGTCTTTGGACGTTATGGGTTTTGCTACGGCGATGATGCGAATAAATCGTTGTCGATTGGGGAACGCGTTGATGTTACTCAGATCAATAAGCAGCGAACGATTTTTG ACTGGCCACATCTTAGCACCTTTGGCGTTTCACAGGAAAAATGA
- a CDS encoding hypothetical protein (SECRETED:SignalP(1-20)~MEROPS:MER0000344): protein MVNFKNITLAVTLFLGCGLAVPAPAAPAAEPGAIIPGSYIITLKPEIDAILAKTHLKWVDGVHKRSLTKREELGVEKTYDSKSGFQGYAGTFDKATINVIKQSPDVLAIEPNRVWKISRVNKDSHLEKRAEVTQKKSPWGLGTISHRKKGFKEYIYDNYAGTDMYAYVIDGGVRVSHNEFGGRAKAAWTNWKGDNKDTDGHGTHVAGVIAGKTYGVAKKANILALKVFKGEESDTSIVLDAFNWAVNDIIKKDRTWRAVINMSLGGEKSAAFNKAVDNASKKGVVTVVASGNDARDAAKESPGSAVSAITVGAIDENWAVADFSNYGKTVDIMAPGVGILSSGWKSDTHTFTEDGTSMAAPHVAGLVLYAMSVEEVEGVADITAWLKEVATRKKISRNLRNAPNLIANNDNWVQ, encoded by the exons ATGGTTAACTTCAAGAACATCACCCTCGCAGTGACCCTTTTTCTGGGATGCGGTCTTGCTGTCCCTGCCCCAGCTGCTCCTGCCGCTGAACCAGGAGCTATCATTCCAGGTAGCTACATCATCACTCTCAAGCCCGAGATTGATGCAATCCTGGCCAAGACTCATTTGAAATGGGTCGATGGTGTGCACAAGCGAAGCTTGACAAAGCGGGAAGAACTTGGCGTTGAGAAGACTTATGATAGCAAATCTGGCTTTCAGGGTTACGCCGGAACGTTTGACAAGGCAACGATCAATGTGATCAAACAGAGTCCTGAT GTTCTCGCAATTGAACCCAATCGTGTTTGGAAGATCTCTCGCGTGAACAAAGATTCGCATCTCGAAAAGAGAGCTGAAGTCACTCAGAAAAAGTCTCCATGGGGTCTTGGTACAATCTCTCACCGGAAGAAGGGCTTCAAGGAGTACATCTACGACAACTACGCTGGCACAGACATGTACGCCTACGTCATTGATGGTGGAGTCCGTGTCTCTCACAATGAATTTGGTGGACGTGCCAAAGCCGCATGGACCAATTGGAAGGGTGATAACAAGGATACGGACGGTCACGGTACCCATGTCGCTGGAGTCATTGCTGGCAAGACGTATGGTGTCGCTAAAAAGGCGAATATCCTTGCTCTCAAGGTCTTTAAGGGTGAAGAGAGTGATACTTCTATTGTTCTTGATGCTTTCAACTGGGCCGTCAACGATATTATCAAGAAGGATCGCACATGGAGGGCTGTTATCAACATGTCACTTGGAGGTGAAAAATCCGCTGCCTTTAACAAGGCTGTTGATAATGCATCCAAGAAGGGTGTCGTTACTGTCGTCGCCTCTGGCAATGATGCGAGAGATGCGGCCAAGGAGTCGCCAGGCTCTGCAGTTTCCGCTATCACCGTCGGTGCCATTGATGAGAACTGGGCTGTCGCTGACTTTTCCAACTATGGAAAGACAGTCGACATCATGGCACCAGGTGTAGGCATTCTCTCTTCCGGCTGGAAGTCAGATACGCACACCTTTACAGAGGACGGAACTTCGATGGCTGCTCCTCATGTTGCCGGTTTGGTCTTGTATGCGATGAGTGTGGAGGAGGTTGAGGGTGTCGCAGATATTACTGCTTGGTTAAAGGAGGTTGCTACACGGAAGAAGATCTCTAGAAATCTCCGCAACGCACCAAACCTGATCGCTAATAATGACAACTGGGTACAATAG